A genomic stretch from Telmatocola sphagniphila includes:
- a CDS encoding zinc-dependent alcohol dehydrogenase family protein, producing the protein MKAYELQAFEKQYRLVFSERPSKPLKEDEIRVRVKACSLNYRDLVNQKNLAGRKVDGRIPLSDGAGEVVEIGATVTRFKLGERVAGCFFPKWIDGPFLMSNHQNDLGGTIDGMLAEEVIGSEQGFVSIPKNLTYEEAACLPCAGLTAWYALTARGNYQSGQSILVLGTGGVSIFGLQFGVALGAKVLVTSSSDAKLERTRTMGASATVNYKLTPAWEKEIFQLTEKRGVDHILEVGGPGTLEKSIACLAANGTIALIGVLTGFGSPNTSLFPLVAKNARLNGIYVGSRVEFEKMNAFIEARNIHPIIDKVFAFSQAEEAYRYLESASHFGKVVIKMD; encoded by the coding sequence ATGAAAGCCTACGAACTTCAAGCATTCGAGAAACAGTATCGATTGGTGTTCAGCGAACGCCCGAGTAAACCACTTAAAGAGGACGAAATCCGAGTCCGCGTCAAAGCCTGCTCGCTCAACTATCGGGATCTGGTAAATCAGAAAAATCTCGCCGGTCGGAAAGTGGATGGCCGTATTCCCCTTTCCGATGGGGCCGGAGAAGTGGTGGAAATTGGTGCCACGGTTACCCGCTTCAAGCTGGGGGAACGCGTGGCGGGCTGCTTTTTCCCCAAATGGATTGACGGCCCATTTCTGATGAGCAATCATCAAAACGACCTGGGCGGTACAATCGATGGCATGCTGGCGGAAGAAGTCATCGGATCTGAACAGGGCTTCGTTTCTATCCCGAAAAATCTCACTTACGAAGAAGCCGCTTGTCTTCCTTGTGCCGGCTTAACGGCTTGGTACGCTCTGACAGCGCGCGGTAATTACCAGTCAGGTCAGAGCATACTTGTTCTGGGGACTGGAGGCGTTTCCATTTTCGGCCTCCAATTCGGTGTGGCACTCGGTGCAAAAGTCCTCGTGACTTCGAGTAGCGATGCCAAACTGGAACGTACCCGAACCATGGGAGCATCTGCCACGGTGAATTACAAACTGACTCCTGCCTGGGAGAAAGAAATTTTTCAGCTCACGGAGAAAAGAGGGGTCGATCACATTTTGGAAGTCGGCGGACCGGGTACGCTCGAGAAATCCATCGCCTGTTTAGCGGCCAATGGCACGATTGCCCTGATAGGAGTCCTAACCGGTTTTGGCTCTCCAAACACCAGTCTATTTCCGTTGGTTGCTAAAAATGCCCGGTTGAACGGCATCTATGTCGGATCGCGAGTGGAGTTTGAAAAAATGAATGCTTTTATCGAAGCCCGGAATATTCATCCGATTATCGATAAAGTGTTCGCGTTTTCCCAGGCGGAAGAGGCCTATCGCTATCTGGAAAGCGCCAGTCACTTTGGCAAAGTGGTGATCAAGATGGATTAG
- a CDS encoding TatD family hydrolase, translated as MTYPIIDTHAHLDDNRFQTDLAQVLQRSLDAGLERIITIGIDRETSEASVSLAAKHPLLRAAVAIQPNHVHEINPGDWERIQELARDPSVVAIGETGLDRYWKKAPFDLQIEYFFKHLDYAAELNLPVIIHCREAEQDIVDCLKKHFEKRGPVAGVMHSFTGSPEVAEACLACGLHISYAGMVTFKNAEEIRLAARRIPEDRLLVETDSPYLAPMPHRGRRNEPAFVKHTLEFLAELRGVSEAHLGVATTVNARKLFKLPNPS; from the coding sequence ATGACCTATCCCATAATTGATACTCATGCCCACCTGGATGACAATCGATTCCAGACCGATTTAGCTCAGGTGCTACAGCGGTCGCTGGATGCCGGACTGGAACGCATCATTACCATTGGAATTGATCGGGAAACCAGCGAAGCTTCTGTGTCACTGGCCGCCAAGCATCCGCTACTGCGAGCAGCCGTAGCGATCCAACCCAATCACGTTCACGAAATAAACCCGGGCGATTGGGAACGAATTCAAGAACTGGCTCGCGATCCCAGCGTGGTGGCGATCGGCGAAACCGGACTGGATCGGTACTGGAAAAAGGCACCTTTCGATCTTCAAATCGAGTACTTTTTCAAACATCTCGATTATGCGGCCGAACTGAATCTGCCGGTAATCATCCATTGCCGGGAGGCCGAGCAGGACATTGTGGATTGCTTGAAGAAGCATTTCGAAAAACGAGGGCCGGTTGCCGGGGTGATGCACAGTTTCACCGGGAGTCCGGAGGTAGCCGAAGCCTGCTTAGCATGCGGGTTGCATATCTCTTACGCGGGCATGGTGACTTTTAAAAATGCGGAGGAGATTCGACTCGCCGCGAGGCGAATTCCCGAGGATCGGTTACTGGTCGAAACCGACAGTCCCTATCTGGCTCCAATGCCGCATCGAGGCCGGAGAAATGAACCGGCTTTCGTGAAGCACACTCTAGAATTTCTGGCAGAGTTACGAGGAGTTTCCGAGGCTCACTTGGGCGTGGCGACTACCGTGAACGCCAGGAAGCTTTTCAAGTTGCCTAATCCATCTTGA
- a CDS encoding DUF2752 domain-containing protein codes for MASHSEAQQARAVRYWVRGGLFLVALGLTAIFITAWKLNPYDDSGQALKMETHTQLGLPPCRFVTLFGKPCPSCGMTTSFSLLMHGDIGGSLQANWVGTLLAISWLALIPWSVLVSFRGKYLWIRSLEKASYIAVLIFTLLMLVRWGIVLLELWLAKR; via the coding sequence ATGGCTTCCCACAGTGAAGCACAGCAAGCTCGAGCCGTACGGTACTGGGTCCGAGGTGGGCTCTTCCTCGTAGCTCTGGGCTTGACCGCAATCTTCATAACGGCTTGGAAACTGAATCCGTACGACGATTCGGGCCAGGCTTTGAAGATGGAAACGCACACGCAGCTGGGGCTGCCGCCGTGCCGTTTTGTAACACTGTTCGGTAAGCCGTGTCCCTCTTGCGGCATGACAACGAGTTTCTCTTTGTTGATGCACGGGGACATCGGGGGATCATTACAAGCAAACTGGGTGGGAACACTCCTGGCAATAAGCTGGCTGGCGTTAATCCCCTGGTCCGTACTGGTCAGTTTTCGAGGGAAGTATCTCTGGATTCGATCCCTCGAAAAGGCTTCGTATATCGCTGTTTTGATATTCACGTTGCTGATGCTGGTACGGTGGGGAATCGTTCTGCTGGAGCTCTGGTTAGCGAAACGCTGA
- a CDS encoding isopeptide-forming domain-containing fimbrial protein, with protein sequence MKFFTALSLLAISATSLLAQGQPRGPIPSPFLYAKFKGPEKTKITYYPGTTSAVTISEGTTLGLRPGYNYRFEISNLPDFPGTRLYPSLEVLGSLHSPQGMDPTKHPVPFVLSEQDIREALAGKLISKVYYLENPDVAAGMASKPDAPLEFNSLTEVEAQKEAREKGRIVVVLRMGERPYYPSELQFENTPGTIWTVGSSPIPTPAAAPQFWPSAIPMFDPVIGPKISNYECLHDGGDQKTPLGVGANSQLYGLDASDTAIEWTGSKGRKVQTSNRVCICVPRFIALRSSTIPEVNLVVQGPKVNLGANGILLAQIKQPALTASSIDQLHGAISTVRASAQIGQQGPHAFDAMQRATIVGQVKGIKVATESIEAEDLTFFPNCTLMLQKRVEPLNPEKIGEVVTFTLRYYNPTVEPISDVVVSDSLTARLEYLLDSAKSDRPMTLTISPNEAGSVVLKWTLSDRLMPGQSGVITFKAKIR encoded by the coding sequence ATGAAATTCTTCACCGCACTCAGTCTGTTAGCTATCTCGGCCACTTCGCTCCTGGCACAGGGACAACCGAGAGGGCCAATTCCTTCTCCGTTTCTCTACGCCAAGTTCAAGGGGCCGGAGAAAACGAAAATCACCTACTATCCCGGAACCACCTCGGCCGTGACCATATCCGAAGGCACCACACTCGGTTTGCGTCCCGGTTACAACTATCGCTTCGAGATTTCGAACCTCCCCGATTTCCCGGGAACCCGGCTCTATCCTTCGCTGGAAGTGCTGGGCAGCTTGCATTCTCCCCAGGGCATGGATCCGACCAAACATCCGGTTCCCTTTGTTTTGAGCGAGCAGGATATTCGTGAGGCCCTGGCCGGAAAATTGATCAGTAAGGTTTACTACCTCGAAAATCCGGATGTCGCTGCGGGTATGGCCAGCAAGCCGGATGCTCCCCTGGAATTCAACTCTCTAACAGAAGTCGAGGCTCAGAAAGAAGCCCGGGAAAAAGGACGAATCGTTGTCGTGCTGCGAATGGGTGAACGGCCGTACTACCCTTCGGAATTGCAGTTCGAGAATACTCCGGGAACCATTTGGACAGTGGGCTCCTCGCCGATACCGACTCCAGCCGCAGCTCCGCAGTTCTGGCCGTCCGCGATACCCATGTTCGATCCCGTAATTGGGCCGAAGATTTCCAACTACGAATGCCTCCACGATGGGGGGGATCAAAAAACACCGCTGGGGGTCGGAGCGAACAGCCAGTTGTACGGGCTGGATGCTTCGGATACCGCCATCGAGTGGACTGGTTCGAAGGGACGCAAAGTTCAGACTTCTAACCGGGTTTGTATCTGCGTTCCCCGATTCATCGCGCTTCGCTCGTCGACAATCCCCGAAGTGAATCTGGTCGTTCAAGGCCCTAAGGTCAATCTGGGGGCTAACGGCATTCTTCTCGCTCAAATCAAACAACCCGCACTGACCGCCTCATCCATCGATCAGTTGCATGGGGCGATTAGCACCGTTCGTGCCAGTGCCCAGATCGGCCAGCAAGGTCCCCATGCTTTCGACGCGATGCAGCGAGCTACTATCGTAGGTCAAGTTAAGGGGATTAAAGTCGCGACTGAGTCAATCGAGGCAGAAGATCTGACCTTCTTCCCGAATTGCACTCTGATGCTACAGAAGCGTGTGGAACCGCTCAATCCGGAGAAGATAGGCGAAGTGGTGACTTTCACTCTGCGGTATTACAACCCCACGGTGGAACCGATCAGCGATGTGGTTGTATCTGACAGCCTCACCGCCCGTCTGGAGTACCTACTCGACTCCGCCAAGAGCGATCGACCGATGACTCTGACCATTTCTCCGAACGAAGCAGGTTCAGTGGTTCTGAAATGGACTCTGTCCGATCGATTGATGCCGGGTCAATCGGGCGTCATCACCTTCAAAGCCAAAATTCGCTAA
- the tilS gene encoding tRNA lysidine(34) synthetase TilS — protein MKAIPFADQLILPDLQTSGIIALSGGADSVCLTRVLCQMGCRPVLAHLNHQLRGNESDRDAAFVVQLARAENLTLELDSVDVKSRTEEASLENVCRGIRYEFLLRVARKHHASWVATGHTADDQAETVIHRILRGTGLQGLQGISPKRMLGENVEVIRPLLKVTRSEIEAYLQQLGQSFCSDSSNLDSQFTRNRIRHKILPVLKEESPALVELLGRLAEQAGEVQNYLGGLAESALRDCEAARAGRTIVIKRKLLPSNDVLLKEMVRLLWIRENWSAGDMTQNHWSSLVAMIRDGQARADFPGRIRIINDGRVLLLEPF, from the coding sequence GTGAAAGCAATTCCTTTCGCCGATCAACTTATTTTACCCGATTTACAGACGAGCGGGATTATCGCCCTCTCGGGCGGAGCAGACAGTGTCTGTCTGACACGCGTTCTTTGCCAAATGGGCTGCCGTCCGGTACTGGCGCATCTCAATCACCAGCTACGAGGGAACGAAAGCGACCGGGATGCGGCATTCGTCGTTCAATTGGCTCGCGCGGAGAATCTTACCCTCGAGTTGGATTCTGTCGATGTCAAATCGCGAACCGAAGAAGCCAGTCTGGAAAATGTTTGCCGGGGGATCCGCTACGAATTTCTATTAAGGGTCGCTCGAAAACATCACGCTAGCTGGGTGGCGACTGGTCATACCGCGGATGACCAGGCGGAGACCGTGATTCATCGAATTCTGCGGGGCACGGGATTGCAGGGGCTTCAGGGAATCAGCCCGAAGCGAATGCTCGGCGAAAACGTTGAAGTGATTCGCCCATTATTGAAGGTTACGCGATCCGAAATTGAGGCTTATCTTCAGCAGTTGGGGCAATCGTTCTGTAGCGATTCATCAAATCTGGACTCGCAATTCACCCGCAACAGGATTCGACATAAGATTCTGCCTGTGCTGAAGGAAGAAAGTCCGGCGCTGGTTGAACTGTTAGGGCGGTTGGCCGAGCAGGCGGGGGAAGTGCAGAACTATCTCGGCGGGCTGGCGGAATCTGCGCTCCGAGATTGTGAAGCCGCACGTGCCGGGAGAACAATCGTGATCAAAAGGAAGCTTCTCCCGTCGAACGACGTTCTACTCAAAGAGATGGTGCGATTGCTGTGGATTCGAGAGAACTGGAGCGCGGGCGATATGACCCAGAACCACTGGAGTTCGCTTGTCGCAATGATCCGGGATGGACAGGCCCGGGCAGATTTCCCCGGCCGAATCCGCATAATAAATGACGGTCGGGTTCTCTTGTTGGAACCGTTTTAA
- a CDS encoding DUF1501 domain-containing protein, with the protein MQNNFSFSRRELLARCGGGLGSIALASLLNDQGLLAEEKSLNPLAPKKPHFQAKAKAVIWIFINGGPSQVDTWDYKPELVKRDGQQLPGFDKSTGFFVNDVGPLMKSPFEFKQYGQCGKYISSIFPNLSKHVDKMAFIHSLWSESNNHSPALFMMNTGIPRMGAPSVGSWVTYGLGSENENLPGFVVMSDPKGRGLPKGHSLNWTSGFLPGAYQGTWLKPSGDPIENMHRAGGVSDSDQQSQIALMEKLNKIQIDQMGADPQMEARIKSFELAYRMQSAAPEALDFAKETKATQELYGIGRPECDHVAKQCLIARRLVERGVRFVQIYSGGMENERSWDGHIDIKGNHTQFAGESDQPVAALLTDLQQKGLLDSTLVIWAGEFGRLPISQKGARPGRDHNPNCNTAWMAGGGVKGGTSYGQSDDVGFKAAIDRADLHDFHATILHLLGLNHEKLTYFTNGRRYRLTDVKGKVIQPIIA; encoded by the coding sequence ATGCAGAATAATTTCAGCTTTTCCCGCCGTGAACTCCTGGCTCGATGCGGCGGAGGTTTGGGGTCCATCGCCCTGGCTTCCCTGCTCAATGACCAGGGCTTGTTGGCCGAAGAGAAATCACTCAATCCACTCGCTCCGAAGAAACCGCATTTTCAGGCGAAGGCCAAGGCAGTCATTTGGATCTTCATCAACGGCGGGCCCAGTCAGGTCGATACCTGGGATTACAAGCCCGAACTCGTTAAAAGAGATGGCCAGCAACTGCCCGGATTCGACAAATCGACCGGCTTCTTTGTGAACGATGTCGGACCGTTAATGAAATCGCCGTTTGAATTCAAACAGTACGGCCAGTGCGGCAAATATATCTCCAGTATTTTCCCGAACCTTTCGAAGCACGTCGACAAGATGGCCTTTATTCATTCGCTCTGGTCCGAGTCGAATAATCACAGTCCTGCTTTGTTCATGATGAATACCGGGATTCCCCGGATGGGAGCCCCTTCGGTAGGATCCTGGGTGACCTACGGCTTGGGTTCGGAAAACGAAAATCTGCCCGGCTTCGTGGTCATGTCCGATCCCAAGGGGCGCGGGCTTCCCAAAGGGCATTCTCTCAACTGGACGAGCGGTTTTCTGCCTGGGGCCTATCAGGGGACCTGGCTGAAACCTTCGGGAGATCCTATCGAAAACATGCACCGTGCCGGCGGAGTTTCAGATAGCGATCAGCAGTCGCAAATTGCGCTGATGGAAAAACTGAACAAAATTCAAATCGATCAGATGGGTGCGGATCCGCAAATGGAAGCTCGCATCAAGAGCTTCGAGTTGGCCTATCGCATGCAGTCGGCTGCCCCGGAGGCATTGGATTTCGCAAAAGAAACCAAAGCCACGCAGGAGCTCTACGGTATTGGCCGTCCGGAATGCGATCACGTTGCCAAGCAATGTTTGATTGCCCGACGGTTGGTGGAAAGAGGGGTTCGCTTCGTTCAGATATATTCCGGCGGCATGGAAAATGAACGCAGCTGGGATGGCCATATCGACATTAAAGGAAACCATACGCAGTTTGCGGGAGAAAGCGATCAACCGGTGGCCGCCCTTCTTACCGATCTGCAGCAAAAAGGCCTTTTGGACTCCACCTTAGTTATCTGGGCAGGGGAATTCGGACGTTTACCCATCTCACAGAAAGGGGCACGACCCGGCCGCGATCACAATCCCAACTGCAACACCGCCTGGATGGCGGGGGGCGGAGTTAAAGGTGGAACCAGCTACGGCCAGTCGGACGATGTTGGCTTTAAAGCCGCGATCGACAGGGCCGATCTCCACGATTTTCACGCCACGATCCTTCACCTGCTCGGTTTGAACCACGAAAAATTGACTTACTTTACAAATGGCCGAAGATATCGGCTGACGGATGTCAAAGGTAAAGTGATTCAACCGATTATAGCCTAG
- a CDS encoding DUF1553 domain-containing protein, translating to MKYTPSFFGSACVILLSNLSVNAQAKTDPDHAAKMQAGLEIFKSNIRPMFLKNCLECHGGKSTKADVDLSTREALVKSEMLGKSGESSSLYKVVAHLEEPYMPHKAAKLPDAEIALLKKWIDLGAPYDKPLIDGKQPGKKGIVVTDSDRNYWAFRKLQTPAVPSVKEASWLKNPIDSFLLSAMEQHGLKPLAAIDRRGLIRRVYFDLIGLPPEPQEVQAFVDAKDFASAYQGIVEKLLNSPQYGERWARHWLDVARYGESHGFEHDYDRPYAFHYRDFAIKALNQDMPYDQFLRWQLAGDEFAPQDPLALAATGFLAAGVYPTQITNREAERVRYDAMDDMLSTTGSAMLGLTIGCARCHDHKYDPIPSADYYHLLSAFTTTVRAEIDWDFGTDEEKKAMADFETRMKALVAARTKYETEEVSKKLPAWIKEHVEKGDAKTLLSKAGPEFKLEGIAAKFPKEVRGAIPKLTKPEEQSILQWLKSQDTRWQQLNSEANSFQKKKPKETRSKMQICSEGVPPMRHHTATGDIPDFYPKTYLLARGDVDQKTQEMDLGVLQVLSKNGEVVSPSKPQNAKTSFKRAGLANWLTNPQNGAGNLAARVMVNRVWHYHFGRGLVATINDFGIQGEKPSHPELLEWLADDFIQHGWQIKRLHKMIVLSHAYQIGNTGHEANAKIDPENKYLSYHPPRRMEAEIIRDNLLAVSGQLDRTMFGPGTLDEGMKRRSIYFQIKRSRLIPMLQVFDWPDTLTSGGVRPTTVIAPQALVFLNNPHVRNYAAAFGQKLKSTAQEDTELAVQLAYKIAFSRLPSAEEQKAGAAFLNSAQGDGSKLDRALTDYALVLMSLNEFIFVN from the coding sequence ATGAAATACACTCCATCATTTTTCGGATCCGCTTGCGTAATCCTTCTGTCGAATCTGTCGGTAAATGCTCAGGCGAAAACCGATCCCGACCATGCCGCCAAAATGCAGGCGGGGCTGGAAATATTCAAATCGAATATCCGCCCCATGTTCCTGAAGAACTGTCTGGAGTGCCACGGCGGGAAATCGACGAAAGCCGATGTCGATCTCAGCACGCGCGAGGCACTCGTTAAATCTGAGATGCTGGGAAAGTCTGGCGAAAGTAGCTCGCTCTACAAAGTCGTAGCCCACCTGGAAGAACCCTACATGCCGCATAAGGCCGCTAAGTTGCCGGATGCGGAAATAGCTCTACTGAAAAAATGGATCGATCTTGGTGCCCCTTACGACAAGCCTCTTATCGACGGCAAACAACCGGGTAAGAAGGGAATCGTCGTTACCGATTCGGATCGCAATTATTGGGCGTTTCGCAAGCTCCAAACGCCGGCCGTACCCAGCGTGAAAGAGGCCAGCTGGTTGAAAAACCCAATCGATTCCTTCCTCCTGAGTGCCATGGAACAACATGGCCTCAAGCCGCTTGCGGCTATCGACCGCCGAGGCTTAATTCGACGGGTTTATTTCGATTTGATTGGTTTGCCGCCCGAGCCTCAAGAAGTCCAGGCCTTCGTCGATGCGAAAGATTTTGCCTCGGCCTATCAAGGAATTGTTGAGAAGCTACTCAATAGCCCGCAATATGGCGAGCGTTGGGCCCGGCATTGGCTTGATGTCGCTCGCTATGGGGAAAGCCATGGATTCGAGCACGATTACGATCGGCCGTATGCGTTCCACTATCGCGATTTCGCGATCAAGGCTCTCAACCAGGACATGCCCTACGATCAGTTTTTACGCTGGCAACTTGCCGGAGATGAGTTCGCTCCCCAAGATCCACTCGCACTGGCGGCTACGGGTTTTCTCGCCGCAGGGGTTTATCCCACACAGATCACAAATCGGGAAGCCGAGCGAGTTCGCTATGATGCGATGGACGATATGCTCTCCACGACCGGGAGCGCGATGCTTGGTTTAACAATTGGTTGTGCCCGCTGCCACGATCACAAATACGATCCTATTCCCAGTGCCGACTATTATCACCTGCTCTCTGCCTTCACCACTACCGTCCGAGCCGAAATCGATTGGGATTTTGGAACGGATGAAGAAAAGAAGGCCATGGCGGATTTTGAAACGCGAATGAAAGCTTTGGTTGCCGCTCGAACAAAGTACGAGACCGAGGAGGTCTCTAAAAAACTCCCAGCCTGGATAAAAGAACACGTGGAGAAAGGCGATGCCAAAACTTTATTGAGCAAGGCCGGGCCGGAATTTAAGTTGGAAGGGATCGCCGCCAAATTCCCGAAGGAAGTCAGAGGAGCGATCCCGAAATTAACCAAACCGGAGGAGCAAAGTATCCTCCAGTGGTTGAAAAGTCAGGATACTAGATGGCAGCAGTTAAATAGCGAAGCGAACTCCTTTCAGAAGAAAAAACCGAAGGAAACCCGCAGTAAAATGCAGATCTGTTCGGAAGGCGTGCCGCCCATGCGACATCATACCGCCACAGGAGACATTCCGGACTTCTACCCCAAGACTTATCTCCTCGCTCGAGGGGATGTCGATCAGAAAACTCAGGAAATGGACTTGGGCGTGCTGCAGGTACTTTCCAAAAATGGTGAGGTCGTCTCCCCCAGTAAACCGCAGAATGCTAAAACCTCTTTCAAGCGGGCCGGACTGGCGAACTGGCTGACGAATCCTCAGAATGGTGCCGGAAATCTGGCTGCCCGGGTGATGGTCAATCGCGTCTGGCATTACCATTTTGGCCGGGGTCTGGTCGCCACGATCAACGATTTCGGGATTCAAGGGGAAAAGCCCAGTCATCCGGAACTGCTTGAATGGCTGGCAGACGACTTCATCCAGCACGGCTGGCAAATCAAACGATTACACAAAATGATTGTGCTCAGTCACGCGTACCAGATTGGGAACACCGGGCACGAGGCGAATGCAAAAATCGATCCCGAGAATAAGTACCTTTCGTATCATCCTCCGAGAAGAATGGAAGCCGAGATCATCCGGGATAATCTCCTCGCGGTCAGCGGCCAACTCGACAGGACGATGTTCGGTCCCGGAACACTGGATGAGGGGATGAAGCGAAGGAGTATTTATTTTCAAATCAAGCGTTCGCGGTTGATACCGATGCTTCAGGTCTTTGATTGGCCGGATACTCTGACCAGTGGTGGGGTTCGTCCCACGACGGTGATTGCACCACAAGCACTGGTGTTTTTGAACAATCCTCACGTCCGAAACTATGCGGCGGCCTTTGGACAGAAATTGAAGAGCACGGCCCAGGAAGATACCGAACTCGCCGTACAACTCGCCTATAAGATCGCCTTTAGCCGCTTACCTTCGGCTGAGGAACAGAAAGCGGGGGCCGCTTTTCTGAATTCGGCTCAAGGTGATGGCTCGAAATTGGATCGAGCCCTGACCGATTACGCTTTGGTTCTGATGAGCCTCAACGAATTTATCTTTGTGAATTGA
- a CDS encoding NHL repeat-containing protein, whose translation MRKMAALIFLIFSIALNQSGDLLNARQAADKKEEPKKKEEPGKEAKKEAPKEAQKTAPTRPILPGLGLFGGGNKAPAVEPFNQEKADIELLKSVQVENNGPALLDLIRKRTLDVDSRNRLQNLIVNLGDESFEVREQASDDIEKFGPIAVPVIKQKERTGEPEVVRRCMRLLEKIDKVPTTGVIAAACRLLAKHKTEGIPAVLLAYVPLSDEDSLTTEIQNTLQSVHAKGDQPDPVLWQATSSKDPVIRGMVLEIFARSPSAQLRSKAQEIASKDTDLDIQLRTYVALIQTGKDKALVPAMIRLMGEVPMDKGWRAEEMLCRLAGDKAPAVALGTDEASRKKARDAWDAWWKQNGKDVNLAILDQVERLLGYTLSVQLDQNQFMGRVIEYGPDGKERWSIKNLNYPTDAIIMPGEKVLIAEQNTASVSLRDIKTGKVEWTKSYYSPISLQRLNNGHIVIGCRNQIVELDNNRNQIFTFDRSNFHDVAAAAKLPNGNYVYLSTQMGNLQIIDKNGKGVKTIQTGPVNYSASLQLLPNNHILITQRAGIVEFDLESGKSVKTIPASNPFSAFRLPSGNTLVAFSNNQKISELDREGKETWKVSTDNFRPLRVSKR comes from the coding sequence ATGCGAAAAATGGCCGCCCTGATCTTCCTCATTTTCTCGATTGCGCTCAATCAATCGGGAGACCTGCTCAATGCTCGGCAAGCCGCGGACAAGAAAGAGGAGCCTAAGAAGAAAGAGGAACCGGGTAAAGAGGCTAAGAAGGAGGCCCCCAAGGAGGCTCAAAAAACCGCTCCCACTCGTCCCATACTTCCGGGCTTGGGCTTATTTGGCGGAGGAAATAAAGCACCCGCCGTGGAGCCTTTCAATCAAGAAAAGGCGGATATTGAACTTCTGAAATCGGTACAGGTGGAGAATAACGGTCCGGCCCTTCTCGATCTGATCCGAAAACGCACGTTGGATGTCGATTCCAGAAATCGGCTCCAGAATCTGATTGTGAATTTGGGTGATGAATCCTTCGAGGTTCGCGAACAAGCTTCGGATGATATCGAGAAGTTTGGGCCGATCGCAGTTCCTGTAATTAAGCAGAAAGAGAGAACGGGAGAACCGGAGGTTGTCCGACGCTGTATGCGACTCCTGGAAAAGATCGACAAGGTGCCCACGACCGGAGTCATCGCCGCGGCCTGTCGACTCTTGGCCAAGCACAAGACCGAGGGGATACCCGCCGTATTGTTGGCCTATGTTCCTTTATCCGACGAGGATAGTCTGACTACCGAGATTCAAAACACACTTCAATCTGTGCATGCGAAAGGGGATCAGCCCGATCCGGTTTTGTGGCAAGCCACGAGTTCGAAGGATCCGGTGATTCGCGGTATGGTTCTGGAGATATTCGCTCGAAGTCCTTCAGCGCAATTGCGCTCCAAAGCTCAGGAAATCGCTTCCAAAGACACGGATCTCGATATCCAACTTAGGACCTATGTGGCCCTGATTCAAACGGGCAAGGATAAAGCGCTGGTACCGGCTATGATTCGCCTCATGGGGGAAGTCCCCATGGATAAAGGCTGGCGAGCCGAGGAAATGCTTTGTCGTCTGGCGGGGGATAAAGCACCGGCCGTGGCCTTGGGAACTGATGAAGCAAGCCGCAAGAAAGCGCGAGACGCCTGGGACGCCTGGTGGAAGCAGAACGGTAAAGACGTAAATCTTGCAATTCTGGATCAGGTGGAAAGGCTGTTAGGTTACACGTTGAGTGTACAACTCGATCAAAACCAGTTCATGGGACGTGTGATCGAGTATGGACCGGATGGCAAGGAACGCTGGAGCATCAAAAATCTGAACTATCCCACTGATGCGATCATCATGCCCGGAGAAAAAGTCCTCATCGCAGAGCAGAACACCGCTTCGGTTTCACTAAGGGACATCAAGACAGGTAAGGTGGAGTGGACGAAGTCCTATTATTCTCCCATATCTCTGCAGCGTCTGAATAATGGTCACATTGTCATCGGCTGCAGAAATCAGATCGTCGAATTGGATAACAACCGCAATCAGATCTTTACATTCGATCGCAGCAATTTCCACGACGTGGCCGCGGCCGCGAAATTGCCGAACGGAAATTACGTTTACCTTTCGACGCAAATGGGAAACCTTCAGATCATCGATAAGAACGGTAAAGGAGTAAAGACGATTCAAACTGGGCCTGTCAATTATTCTGCGAGCTTGCAGTTGCTGCCGAATAATCACATTCTGATCACGCAACGGGCGGGAATAGTGGAGTTCGATCTGGAATCCGGCAAAAGCGTTAAGACGATTCCGGCTTCCAATCCCTTCTCGGCTTTCCGTTTACCCTCTGGAAACACGCTGGTGGCTTTCAGTAACAACCAGAAAATTTCAGAACTCGATCGCGAGGGTAAAGAGACCTGGAAAGTATCCACGGATAACTTCCGACCTTTGAGAGTGAGCAAACGATAG